GGACCCGGATGCAATCCAAATCTGAGCAGCTGCCTGGTCGCTGATTATTATTCCGTTGGTTGATCTAATCCGACTCCGGTTCCCTGAAGTTTTGCAGGACATCGCGGCCGCCGCGCTTCTTCTTGCTGCTGATGAGCAGAACAAGAAGATGCGCCATGAAGGCGGCGATGAAAGCAAAGGTGAACCAGCCGGATAATTTCCCGATCGCCGCCTGCTCAAGATAGGTCGGCCAGTCGCCGACGGCGCTCGGATGGAGCTTGATCTTCATCAGCCAGCCGGCCATCAGGATGGTGAAAAGGTAGATGTAATTTGCGGCAATGCGGCGGCCGAGAGCGTAGATCATGTTCATCTTGTATTGCGGATAGCGCAGGTCGGAGGCGAGCTCGGAGCGCCAGTAGACCCCGTCGTCGGAAAAGTCGGGGTCACTGCTCAGGGTGCCGTGGGCCACGGCATGATAGATGAAGTTCTGGTGGAGCAGCCGCACCCGGTACTCGTAGGCGTCATAAAAGCGGAAGCGGCGCGCCTCGACC
Above is a genomic segment from Desulfuromonas sp. containing:
- a CDS encoding permease yields the protein MSDFENTEKLSRSELITTLAHYYRAEAQRSLAWRERLDRTTNWAVGATAAFLGFGFSHPEMPHAFFLFGAAILYTLLLVEARRFRFYDAYEYRVRLLHQNFIYHAVAHGTLSSDPDFSDDGVYWRSELASDLRYPQYKMNMIYALGRRIAANYIYLFTILMAGWLMKIKLHPSAVGDWPTYLEQAAIGKLSGWFTFAFIAAFMAHLLVLLISSKKKRGGRDVLQNFREPESD